One Astatotilapia calliptera chromosome 1, fAstCal1.2, whole genome shotgun sequence DNA segment encodes these proteins:
- the pcdh20 gene encoding protocadherin-20, producing the protein MFNSRHPRLSKRGRIWGLCILLLYTNPLSCLANFSQAKELIYKIKEGLPRGTFIGAIGVDLNLDFSVDPPFIFSLAQKKVSEQYVNLNNTTGELYTSATEIDRETLCADNLEGQGCVLSLDVFVLPQQYFQLVKVKILIEDVNDNRPKFPTDEIAMSVPENAPINARYAVEQSAVDPDLGPHGVQTYWLVNDFGMFTLDVEENEGGELTPFLIVTEALDRETQAEYITDIIAEDGGTPPLLGAATLKIVITDVNDNCPQFKESQINVTLHGNTTKGVHLARLHAFDPDLGANAQISYAYSERVPRDTRSLFHLDKITGVIKLAGKIDTGTATFYKLTVLATGPGCIPAVATVIVHIIKVVTGPPTLIPRYIAPEKDGVVTIKESEPAFSPIAFFTVKNIDKNQRVDCYLEGPGPFRLSPYQLFKNEYLLETTEPLDFERTQEYDLILVANSTRGIVIKTFLKVQVLDENDNAPVFQQSLVEISVEENNPPNTFLTQLQASDQDSESRGEVLYLLGGDAPGIFVVDRVTGILTVATSLDREEKETYRFIVRAVDQGTPRRESIATVVVTVQDRNDNSPRFINKDFTFFVPENFPGYGEIGVLSVTDADAGENGWVALSILNGSDIFMIDTGRGALRAKTSLDREQQGTYQLWIEAVDGGEPALSSVTMVTVLLLDVNDNPPIVLFPQSNQSYMLVLPNTVPGTSITEVYAVDKDTGMNAVIAYSIIKRKGGEPGSFAIDPETGNITLKRELSNRGLYSLLVKVSDHGQPEPLYSTVMVNFFVNETVSNESYIQSLLTREADIEVEERPWYIGQMAEGPERYEPFPCQPVLIALSVTCLGLFFLVVTLTSYICCRRFKKNRMKRSEVEIPLKIQNDSMQVVNRKLRQISNI; encoded by the exons ATGTTCAACAGCAGACATCCTAGACTCAGCAAAAGAGGAAGAATATGG GGATTGTGCATCCTTTTGCTTTACACCAACCCCCTTTCCTGTTTGGCAAATTTCAGTCAAGCAAAAGAGCTCATCTATAAGATAAAGGAGGGATTACCAAGGGGGACTTTTATAGGAGCTATTGGAGTAGATTTAAATTTGGATTTCTCTGTTGACCCCCCCTTTATATTCAGTCTCGCTCAAAAGAAGGTCAGTGAACAGTATGTGAACCTAAATAATACCACCGGGGAGCTTTACACATCTGCTACAGAGATTGACAGGGAGACTCTCTGTGCTGATAACTTAGAGGggcagggatgtgtcctctcactggatgtgtttgtgctgcctcAACAATACTTTCAGCTTGTCAAAGTAAAGATTCTCATTGAGGATGTTAATGACAACAGGCCAAAGTTCCCCACAGATGAGATCGCTATGTCTGTCCCTGAAAACGCACCAATCAATGCTCGCTATGCAGTAGAGCAATCGGCAGTTGACCCAGACCTGGGTCCTCATGGAGTGCAAACCTACTGGCTGGTTAATGACTTTGGAATGTTCACATTGGATGTTGAGGAGAATGAAGGAGGTGAGCTGACGCCTTTCCTCATTGTGACAGAAGCTTTGGACCGAGAGACTCAGGCGGAATACATTACCGATATAATTGCAGAGGATGGGGGGACCCCTCCTCTACTTGGTGCTGCGACTTTGAAAATTGTCATCACGGATGTGAATGATAACTGTCCCCAATTCAAAGAGTCACAAATTAATGTCACTCTGCATGGGAATACCACCAAAGGGGTACATTTGGCACGTCTGCATGCTTTTGACCCTGACCTTGGTGCTAATGCTCAGATCAGCTATGCTTACAGTGAACGCGTGCCAAGGGACACCAGGAGCTTGTTCCATTTGGACAAAATTACAGGAGTGATCAAGCTCGCAGGGAAAATAGACACTGGCACAGCCACATTTTACAAACTCACTGTTCTGGCTACTGGACCTGGTTGTATTCCTGCTGTAGCCACTGTTATTGTCCATATCATCAAAGTTGTCACTGGACCCCCTACTCTCATACCCCGGTACATTGCGCCAGAAAAAGATGGGGTGGTAACAATAAAGGAATCTGAACCAGCTTTTTCTCCAATTgctttttttactgttaaaaacaTTGATAAGAACCAAAGGGTGGACTGTTATTTGGAAGGACCTGGTCCCTTCAGGTTGAGCCCCTATCAGCTGTTCAAGAATGAATACCTGTTGGAGACAACAGAGCCCTTGGACTTTGAGAGGACACAGGAGTATGATCTTATTTTGGTTGCTAATAGCACCCGTGGGATCGTTATCAAGACCTTCCTTAAGGTGCAAGTTTTGGACGAGAATGACAATGCCCCTGTGTTTCAGCAGTCTTTGGTGGAGATATCAGTTGAAGAAAACAATCCGCCAAACACTTTTCTCACTCAGCTCCAAGCGTCAGACCAGGACAGTGAAAGCAGAGGGGAAGTTCTTTACCTCCTCGGAGGCGACGCCCCTGGTATTTTTGTTGTGGATCGAGTTACAGGTATCCTGACTGTGGCCACATCGCTGGACCGTGAGGAGAAAGAGACATACCGGTTCATCGTGAGAGCGGTGGACCAGGGGACACCCAGAAGGGAGTCAATTGCAACAGTGGTGGTGACCGTGCAAGATCGCAATGACAACAGTCCACGATTCATCAACAAGGATTTCACTTTCTTTGTGCCAGAGAACTTCCCAGGTTATGGTGAGATCGGTGTCCTCTCTGTGACTGATGCTGATGCTGGAGAAAATGGCTGGGTGGCCCTCTCCATCCTGAATGGCAGTGACATTTTTATGATAGACACAGGCCGAGGGGCACTGAGGGCAAAGACATCACTGGACCGGGAGCAGCAGGGGACCTACCAGCTATGGATCGAGGCTGTTGATGGTGGGGAGcctgctctctcctctgtcaCAATGGTTACCGTGCTGCTGCTGGATGTAAATGACAACCCACCAATCGTCCTCTTTCCTCAGTCGAATCAGTCTTACATGCTAGTGCTACCCAACACTGTACCAGGAACATCAATCACAGAGGTGTACGCTGTGGATAAAGATACAGGGATGAATGCTGTGATTGCCTACAGTATCATTAAAAGGAAAGGCGGTGAGCCCGGGTCTTTTGCCATTGACccagaaacaggaaatatcACATTAAAGAGGGAGCTCAGCAATCGTGGCCTATACAGCCTTCTGGTGAAGGTCAGTGATCATGGTCAACCTGAACCTCTGTACTCAACAGTTATGGTTAACTTCTTTGTCAATGAAACAGTGAGTAATGAAAGTTACATTCAAAGTCTGCTGACCAGAGAGGCTGACATAGAGGTAGAGGAGAGGCCCTGGTACATTGGCCAGATGGCAGAGGGGCCTGAGAGGTATGAGCCGTTCCCGTGTCAGCCTGTCCTCATTGCTCTTTCAGTGACGTGTCTGGGGCTGTTCTTCTTGGTTGTCACGCTGACGTCTTACATATGCTGTAGGAGGTTTAAAAAGAACAGGATGAAAAGATCAGAAGTGGAAAtacctttaaaaattcaaaatgactCGATGCAGGTTGTGAACAGAAAGCTCAGACAGATCTCTAACATCTGA